The nucleotide sequence ATGCTGTAGTGAAGCATGCTGTGCTCGTTTGGGCTCTCCTCCCTGGCTTCAAACGGCAATATGCAGCGCAATATCGGAGAACGGCCGTGTTTATTTCCGGCCGGACTACATGAGGAGGAAGACAAAGAACATTTGTCTTCCTCCTCTCTCAAAAGTCCTGATATTTGCTCAAAAAACACCCGGAAGGGTGTTTTCTTGCGGGGATTTTTTGACAATGAGCTTTGAATTCTTTTGAAAAGTGGTATAATTTAGGTGTCGTTTTAATACAAACACAAATAAAATGTTTACAATGAAAAAGAGTACAGCCTTGATCGCGCTGGTGGTGTTAATCAGTGTTTTCGTTTACTATCGGTACGCGGTAAAAGTACTGCAGGTGAACAAAGGTGAGAATGAGGTACCGGTGACGGATATGCTTCCGGTCGGAGCGAAGAAAGTGAGCGCGACGGTCAAATATATGGCGACAGAGGACAAGGAAGACGAACTGCGTTTCGTTTTGACTATCGACAAACAAGGGAACATAACTGAAGTCGCTACCTTGGACGCGAAGACGAATGAAGTGCCTGAAAAGAAAAAGGCGTTCAACGAGCAAGCCACGGTTATGATTGTGGGGAAGAAGTTGAGCGAACTCTCGGCTATCGATAATGTCGCAAAATCGACGTTGACAACAAATGCTTTCAACAGCGTCATCGATCAACTGAAAGCACAATTGTAAATGATGGAAAAATTTTCTTTTACCGGATTGGGGACAAAATGGTCCGTCATCGTTGACGGCAAACCATTTCGAAATGAGGTAAAGGAAAGTATTCTTCAATATGTGGAGGACTTCGAAAACCGTTTCTCGCGTTTTTTGCCGGAGTCCGAGGTGAATGCTTTTCGAGAGTCGCCGGCTGGCGATTTTGTTCTTTCCAAAGAATTTTTTCTTCTGCTTACCGTCGCGGATAAGCTTCGAGTCTTGACTGATGGTGCGTATGATCCGGCAGTGGCGAGCGTTCTCGAAGAGGCGGGTTATGGTGCAAAGCAGGGTTTGAATTCTCTCAAGAAAAATGAGAGATTTTTTGTTCCAGCGTGGTCACTCAGAGGTGAAAAACTGACAATTGATGGTCCGGTTGCATTTGACCTCGGAGGTATCGGGAAAGGATATTGCATCGATCGGGTAGCTGAGATAGTTAAGCGTTTTGGATATAATTATTTTCTTGTGGATGGCGGCGGAGATATGGTAGCAACAACGAAGGCGGATGGGAGTGCGTGGCGGATTGCCGTTGAATATCCCGGGAAACCGGATATGGTCGCAAGTGTCGTGAATCTAGCTCATCAAGGTGTGGCAGTGTCTGATAGCTTTCGACGGCGCTTCGGGAAATGGCATCACTTGGTAGACG is from Candidatus Peregrinibacteria bacterium and encodes:
- a CDS encoding FMN-binding protein encodes the protein MKKSTALIALVVLISVFVYYRYAVKVLQVNKGENEVPVTDMLPVGAKKVSATVKYMATEDKEDELRFVLTIDKQGNITEVATLDAKTNEVPEKKKAFNEQATVMIVGKKLSELSAIDNVAKSTLTTNAFNSVIDQLKAQL
- a CDS encoding FAD:protein FMN transferase; this translates as MEKFSFTGLGTKWSVIVDGKPFRNEVKESILQYVEDFENRFSRFLPESEVNAFRESPAGDFVLSKEFFLLLTVADKLRVLTDGAYDPAVASVLEEAGYGAKQGLNSLKKNERFFVPAWSLRGEKLTIDGPVAFDLGGIGKGYCIDRVAEIVKRFGYNYFLVDGGGDMVATTKADGSAWRIAVEYPGKPDMVASVVNLAHQGVAVSDSFRRRFGKWHHLVDVQEKKPVEKIIGCAAVARDAWAADCMTSGLFFAPPENYHTLAQEFEASY